CCTTGTTTTACAGCAATATGTCAATTCATTGGTTAAAATGTGAAAAGTTCTGCGGGCTTGTAGCAGGAGATGGAAGCTGTCAGTGCAGCTGATCCCCTATGAATTAATCCTTTGTAGAGTTAGCAACACTTTAATGTGGTCATATATGATTCTGAATGCATGTACCTTGTACTTCATGCCATTTGCACGAGCTTCCTCGatctctgcttttctttttctgatcaTTGCATATGTGAAGTCATCTAAGAATTTGATGCTTTGGTTCAACAAGGCTTCCGAGCCGACCTGAAAGAAGCGTTTGATCCTCCACAAAGGGTCGAGGAAGCGCATAGTGACTATGGTATTTGCAGCGTCAAAGGCTCGAGCAAATTCATTGTCGGGGAGCTGGGGAGATAATGTATTTATATCCGTCCCAAAACCAACCTTACCAATTGAATCTAACGTCATCCTCATCAGCAATTCCTGCATACAAGCATGCAGTGGAGGAAAAAGCATGATCAAAGAGTTAATTAATCTGTGAAGTTACTACTATGAGACACACGGAAACATACCTGTACATCTATCTGCTGATTGTTTTTGGAAAGTAAGCACAAAATATGAGAAAGTTTCAGTGCATATTCTCTGAAAACAGTGGTACTGAAGTCTCTCAAGTTCCTGGAGGCGAACTCAAAGCTTGCTGTCTTCCTCTGCTTTCTCCACATCTCCCCATCGCTGTTGAATATGCCGTCCCCGAGTAGCACCTCCATGCATGAGTGGTACTTGTCGCCCTTTAGAAAACGTTACAAATCATCATCACATTCCTAACTTTGGCTGGAATTAAAAATACAACTCTAATAGTATTAATAGGAAAAACAAACTGGTTTTTGAAATTCGATTCCTTGTTGGAGACAAATTGCAACGCTTCTGAAAATGAATCAAACTGgtttatagaaagaaaaaaacaatcgTGGAGTCGGCCATTAATTGCATTGAAACCCTTGTTATTATTTCGATCTTTTAAACTTAACAatcaaaagacaaaataaataaagcGAAAGAAAGAAACGAAGATTTTGAGAACATACCTTAGGGTAGTTGTGAAAGTTGGTCTTGAGAATATGCTCGACGTTGGAAGGGTGGGTGGTGTAGGTGTAGGAGGCGAAAGGCATGGGCACAAAAATGGATGGGGAGTTGGACAGGTACTCCGCCAGCCAGTCGTGCATCCGGTCGTAGTTGGCTAGTTGCTCAATGGCTGCGCCAATGAGGGGCCACGTCCTCGGCCCCACCTTCCGACCTCCGTTCCACCTTTGCGCCGTCGTCCAACAAGAGACAATGACAAGCACAAGAGCAGCGGCGCACAGGGCCAAACCGCTTGCGCTTGTGCTGCACCCGTCCACCATCCTCATCATCACTCTCTCCCAATGCAACAGCACAGCGAAAATGGTAGAGGACTTTATAACTTAATTCCCAACCAAATCACCTTCTTTGCGCCGTGCTTAATTGAAGGAGGTGAAAGGCGTGCATGTGTCgcatgagagagagggaaagtgTGTGCATGAACActaaaatatagataaataggAAAACATCGCTAAAATTTAATCTGATCCTTGCATAATTTTGCCTCAGAAGTGAGGGGAGGGAATGGTTTGGTTCTGGTGGCACTAGAACCACAAGAAATGCATATCGCCCCAAAAGTTAGGCGTTTATTGCTTGAAGGATCATATATATGCAAGTCAAGAGATGCACATACTTTGGATGAAGCAACTACTATTGTCAACTTAATTGATTTCTACATGCTACACCTTGGGTTAAGGTGGAAGCCGGTAAGCCTATCATGCCTCGCGCGCTGGTTCATGGATCTTCTCCTACACCTACACAAATTTCATTTTCTGGCCATTTCTTCGGCACCCACTTAATTAATTGCGTACGTGGTTTCCAACTCGATCCGACTGACCAGGTAAATAGGTTCGCAGTGGTAagtatgttttttctttttccctcctTACATTCTTTCTTCTCCAGTACTACCTCcttcagaaaaagagaaaaagaatcaTCGATCGACGGCGTCTATTTTCAAAGACTACAGCTAGCTAGCTTCAGGGTTCACTGGCCTCATCCCCGGTGCACTCATAAACTTTCTTTCAATTTGACTTCCAAGTGTAAGAGTAATGACTAAATTGTTTTCTCAAATCTCTACTGTTGTCCATGATCGATCAATCTTCAGATTTGTAATGTGGCAATTTGAACTGATCGTGCTAGTGATCTCAAGGAGTTTCGCCACCATCAACAGCCTTGATGGTGGAAGACGATGCACCCACTACCCGACAAGTAGGTGATGCATGACTGTGTCTGTGATCTAACAGTTCAGATGGTTACCAACAGCAATCTTAGGGCATATGATGGTGAAATCTGTCATCTAGCTTCCGGTCAACCCATCACCATGCACTCTGCTCTGCATGATGACCGCTGGTCGAACTCGCCCCAGTTAAGTAGCGATAGCTAGCTGCCCTCCAACCAGAAAATTTTTGGGCATAATTTCATATAATTCTGTTTGGTTTGCCTGATAATGGAGGCacaaaatcaatttaaataCAATGCGTGGTGGTACGCACAGCACCAGGCAATTAACGTGATCCTTATCTAAGTAAACGACACACCATTGTCCTGCCATTCTCACGAATCCAAATGCAAGACTGTTGTCGGATTATTATAAGCAAAAAACTAGTCGCCATCCGTTCAAggagaaagagatagaaagCAGACGTTGATTCAGTTGGTCCACGCCATGGCGTCTCTGAATCATGATGATCATTGGAGAGTCGGATCATGAGTCGCGCGCTGTACAGGAAGAAGACAGGCAGATAAGATAGGCTTAGATTGTTAGGGGAGGTTCTGATCACGGATATGCCGCTCGGgatttaaaaaagagagaaaagggtaGAAGCACCAGTGTGAAAAATGCTCGGCGCATTTGAACATAGAACATAGAGGAAGAAGGGCTAGGGATCGTCAGTGGAAGgtaggaaaaggactgctggcCCGCAGCATTTAGTCAGTCGTCATGCTATCAACTGCAATATGGAATTGACATCCATGCATTTGACCATACCGACTGACTTAGATCTCTCCCTTTTATCTCTCTCAATCATTAAGCCGGTCCCCAACTCCTGCCTAACCCTTCTCACCACTCGACGGCCTACAGATTTGGATCTATGAAATTTGGCTGCCTCTCAATCGGTCAAAGAATCACATACGTCCCAATCAATCTTGTCCAcgactcctcctcctccctgaAAGGGAATAAACTGCTACTTTAATTGACTAGTGGATGGCGGAGGAGGCGGTGCTGGCAAATGACTTGCATCCATCATTTCGGCATCTCGTGGCCCAGTCCGCATGGCGACATGAAGTGGTTTTGATGGAACTTAGTAGAAACCCTGCATATTGTGCCTGTTAAATTGAATAAACATCTACACGTGGTGTCGAGACTGAACCCCAAGAGCCTCGAAATTACAGTTTAAACAAGACGACCTGCCAAGACTAACCTtcctacatatttttttaagaaggGAAGGAAATATAAGAATAGATGAGCATGCACAGTAACTTTGATCCCCAATTCAGCCGGCGGCTTCTTTagagatgaaaagaaatcaTAAAGAAAGTAAAAGCACATTAAATCAACAGGCAGATTGCGGGTACTTTAAGGCACTTGGAAGGTCAAAGGAGACGGGGTAGGGGGACGGCCAACTCCTTCTTCGTCTCTTTGCCTACCATGAAGCCTCcattattaaaatataattgAGCTCGATGGTAGCAGGGGAAGCAACCCCATCCACCGGTGGAGATCCGATCGGATGCCGTGCCGTGTGGATGTGTTTCCCACTACCCTTCTGTCGGAGTGCGGGGAAGCAGACAGTGCAATCgatccccctctctctctctgccttccGTCATACCAAAGTCCAGTGCAAAAGAAGATATGTAACCTTTGGTTTAGTTGGGCCGAGAAATGAGTGAGTGACACATGATCGAATGAAGCATATTGATCAGAACATGCGTCTGCTCCCTATGGATATCCCTCCTTTCAGCCCTTGCGAGGAGCGAGGCTTCAAGAAAATGGCCGTCGCGCATCCAAAGAAatttatctctttcttcatcGACGATCAATCAGAAGTTCtgaaatttatcaaatatttcTTATGAATATCAATACTGCTTTGCTTTTCTATCACAGATTTGACCAGGAAACGAACCACCAAGGCTCTTTCGACCTGTAAGacgaaacaaataaaattaaccAAACCCCACAGCCTGCGCATGGACGAATTAATTTCCAGTGAAAAAGCGAGAATTTTGAATGCCTGCCGTCAACTGTTTATAGCCCCTCAAGTCAAGTATATATATGCCAACAACGTCTGAAgattcaagaagaaaaactgaTATGGTGACCACTTCTTGGGAAAATCAATACCCTATTAAATATTTTTCACTTTATAATGTATGCGTACATTCTGAGAGCAACTCAAGATAAAGCTTGATGGGTTGCGCTTTTATTGAGGAAACTGTACAAACATATATAGTAAGAATAAATAGTTGAACTAGCTCTAGAGGAGTACCagtaacaaaataaacaaactaCAGTCAAAGAAGACATTCCTGATGAATGTGCAAGCCAGGAGGCATCCCTTCTCTCAGCAAAGGAGAAGGGGCAATCAGGCAATGTACAGTAACCTAGATGTAGCCTAGCCTGGTTAACGAACAACTGGTCTCCAAGAGACCCTATGGGGAGGTATGAGAAGAGTAACAAACTACCAATGTAGCCCAGCCTGGCTAATGGACAATGGGTCTCCAAGAGACCCAATGAGGACGTATGACAACAGTAACAAACTATTCCACCAGTTTCCTTGCAGGATCATCACTTGAACGctgtgttttatgaatctagcTCAATTTTTGACAAAGATTTGATACTGTTTccattgccaaacaaccccatTAAGCCTTTTGGAGACAGCCCCAATAGGAGTAAAAAGTCACCCAACCAGCACGAACTAATCTGGAACAAATCCTTGTTTTTCTGTCACAAGTACTCACACAGCTTCAGCTGACCAAGCACCGTAGTTTAACGTTGAACCATAACAGAATTCACCCTCTCAAGTCGTGAAATCAGAAATTCCCCAATAGCAGCACCAGAAATCAACACACTTCTGATTTCCAACATTTACTATGAGACAAATTAGCTTTCTCCAAATTGGGGACAGaccgtgctctctctctctctctctcaccaacTGATGGAGAGCGCAACTAGTTGGGTTTCCCCATTTCAATGCAAGCCCAACGAAAGGCTGAGTCTCTGGCCCCAGAGCGGTTTCATCATCCCTCCACCAACCGGAGATTAATCGGACCCCAATTAGATGTTCTACCCACATCCCTAAACCAAAACCCATTTTTGGTAGCTGACATGGAATTGGTTGTTTGGTTTGTGCTTGGTTTTAGCATGCTCTACAAGCATCAAGCTTTTGTGAGCTGCGCATGCCCACTTACATTGCATTTTTGGTCACACTATAATCCAAACTGCCTAGTTTTCCTTTATGTGTACTTATGTCAGGTGCTCCGATTGGCTTCAAATCGGTGGTGGGCTAACTGGCAGAGCGTTTGTTTTGTGGGCCATTTCATCTTGAGTGGATATCGTGCGCCTATTCATCTAAGCCCTACTTTGATGGTATGCAGGGAATTCATTGTTGGCATGGTAAGAAATTGTTGAAGATCTCTCCCTCGCGTGGTCATGCAGCATGTGGGGTTCTTAAGCAATGAGGTGGCTTTTGCTTGCAGTAGTGTGTGAAAATGAGATCATTCGAGATGGACTTACCACAGTTTCGGGTTGCATTGCTTGTGCTTGGAGAAAATTGGGTTTCACTACTTTTGTTTGAAGTTTCACCGCAAGTGTGTGaagttttttgttcttctatttTGCTTGTCATTTTGTTGTCAGTATGTGGCTTTTTGTTTTCTCGtctatagatatatatatatatatatatatatatatatatatatatgtttcgcTACTCCCCCCGTTTTGATGTCGCCATCCTAAACTAAACGCAAGTGAAGGAAATGGAAGTAAATAATTAATTAAGCATATAATTATCATATCAATCTAAGGGCACCATGAACATGGTGGTGGAGTAAGTCGGTCTTTAATGGATTTCTTTTCGGGTGCGGTTTGTGGTCAAGGTTGACGTCATGCTAGAAAGAAACACCATACCCATTGTTAAAGTATTTCAGCCTTTTATCTgcaatataaatataaagtgGTATAGTTAACTACGACAAATAATAGTGATTACtgctattattattattgtgaTTATAAAATAACCCCTTCAGCATATTTAATTGGAAAGTTTTTGTGTTTCATCCATCTTCATTTTTAATATCTTCATTAGAACGGGACAATAAGTAAAAAGGGCAATGAATGGAAATGGCCAACAATAGGAAAAGGTTGTAGGAGCAAAAAACCCAGATTTCCTGTTGAGCTGCCTTACGGACCACGTTTCTTTCACAAATAGTGTATAAAAAGCCGTCTCAGTCTTCACACTACCATAACAAGCACATCCCCagccattttcttcttgctcaATTGCTTTCCTTTGGTGCCGGTAGCTTCGCGGAGGGCTCCTTGAGGTAGTGCTATTTAGCTAATGCCAAAGATATTCTTAGCCCATTTGGTTGATGGGTTGCTGCTTTgcttttttcaaataattttatcttttttagaGGAAGGCCCGGTGGTTCTCATCGAAGAGAAAGAGTAGTGGTGCAGTTTTCGGGGGTCATGGGAGAGAGTTCCTTGTCGAATATTGCGTCGGGCAAACAAGGCCGACTTCAGCTTCTTCCTGGTTTTAGGTTTCACCCGACAGATGACGAGTTGATCACAGAGTATCTGATGAAGAAGATCGCCGACACCTCATTCACCGCAATGGCAGTAGGCGAAGTGGATCTGAACAAGTGCGAACCTTGGGATCTTCCCCGTAAGTTTgaccctttattttttttcataaatcgTTCAAACTAATAACataggaaagagagagggagagggtgatgcgcttgttgatttcttgtttctgttttcttcttgcgGATCTTTAGGGAAAGCTACTATGGGAGAGAAGGAGTGgtactttttttgtttgagaGACAGGAAGTACCCAACGGGATCGAGGACCAACAGAGCCACAGAAGCTGGCTACTGGAAGGCGACCGGAAAGGACAAGGAGGTGTACAAGTACATGGAGCTTACCAACAAGGAGAAGGAGACGATGAAGGTAGCTGAATTGGTGGGGATGAAGAAGACCCTCGTTTTCTACAAGGGGAGGGCGCCCAAGGGTGAGAAGACCAATTGGGTCATGCACGAGTACCGCTTTGAGGGAAATCCTTCCTTCTGCAATCTCCCTGTGGGAGCACCTAAGGTATTTGATCATTGCTAACACCAAGCTcgccttctcctcctcctcctctgcccAATCACTGTTACGTCTGCAATTGTGCTCGGAGGGATTGTTTCCGTTCCACCCCCATGCTTTCATTAATCTAGATTGCCagcctcttttttctttttctttttctttttttccttttaattatatatttactCTCGCTGTCATCCGTTCAGGATGAATGGGTAATTTGCAGAGTGTTTCAAAAGAGCCTAGGTGGGAGGAGGATTCCACTGCCGGGCTTGTTTGAGGGGCACTCGTGTGAGGGCGAGATGAACCTTCCTTTGCCAGCACTAATGGACTCTCCCTGCATCAACCTGCGACAGACTGAACCAGGATGTAGCAGTCAACAACCGCATGTGTCCTGCTTCTCCAGTTTGCCGGAGGTGGATTGCGTCAATTCTCGGAAAGCTAAGGAGGCAGCAGCGGCAAGAGACCGCCAACCTTCTATGTCGAATAATAATTGCTTCAACCCCTCACCCATGAGAACTCCCACCCGTGGCCCAACCATCATAGCAGACCCATCTTCGTCCCTGCTTTTCCCCGGGCTTCGTATAGAGAAACCTCTAGACAACCACACCACCACCGACGTCAACTCGGTGCTGCCTTGGGTGCCGGCGGACTCTCAATGGTACCTAAACCCATTTCTGATGAACCCTTACCTTGATCCCGTTGATGCAGAACTGCTGAGGGCAATTGCGCGCGTCCAGGAAAGCAACGACAACGGCAACAACAACTACTGGGACGCCCGCCAATAGTACCGTCCCGAGGAGAGGATGAAGTTATTTGACGATCAGCCAATGAATCCCCAAAGCAGCACAAGGTTCGGTTCTGTTGTGATGGCTCAAAACTCTGCGTCTCCTGCAGTTCCGTTGTTGAGCTTGACAGCCTTTTGGaattacaaaaataatataagGTCTGGCATCGGATCAGAAATAGAGCGGCAGCGGCAATATATGAATGGTAATGCAAGGGTGTTGTGCTTTTTGTTGTCTGTGCTTTCTGTTAATGCAGTAATACGTTATATATATGCTTGCGTACAAgggaggagaaaagaagaaaacgtaTGTATAGATATAAATGACCAAATGAATGTGTCTTTCTTTACTGCTGGAGGTTGATCATATGCATTTGGGTGTATGCGGATTTGTGATGTAATGGAAGTTTTGTGCATGCGTAGACGCTCATCGTCTGGAATGGAAGTAGATTGCAATTATCTCTTAATATTACAATCGATTACTGTGGGGGACAGCGTCACGTGTTGGAATGTATGATCTGACGTGGTGTGACCTCCATCCCCCGTGCTGCTTACGTCCTAGTATGGTAATGTTGGCCAACCGGCTTGAATTATTAGTTCTTTTTACATAGTAGTTTATtccgtttttttaaaaaaaataattcttcCCTACGTGACGTGGAGTTGATTGCTTGATCCgcaaaatatattttctcttctcTGTGGGATGTAGAATCGAGATACTCGCATTCCTTTCGTTTCCTGTTTCTGGCCTTTCCGTTTTTATATATCATCAACTTCTAATGACGCCGTTGGCCCATTGCATTGATTGAGGATGTTTCGACGGTTGAGCTCCGTCCACCCATTCTCTCAACTCTTCCCCCTCCACTCAAGCAAGCAAGCACAAGCAGAAAAGGAAACCCTGCCTAACGACTCATGTGATCCTGTTTCTTATCATTCAGAAGGTGAAaacagaatttttttaaaaaaaatttcttttagcAGACCGAACTACAGTTTCAGAagctaaaatataattttgaaaaagagcTATCGCCCCTGCCAACAGTGGTGACGAGTGAAGTGCTTACTCAGGAGAGAAAACGTCGGCTCTCACAGGCTTTTCATCTCCCCTACTAGTATTTACTACTATCTGTTACTACTAATTACTGAGacctatttttttcttgtgataaAGCATACtttcaataaaatttattattaaatgTGCATACCCTATCGACTGCTGCTCTCTGATATATATTAAACTGAATTTTAGatttacttataaatttttaaagtttttaaaatttaaaaaggggCTAAGGCCCTGCTCACACCACCCCCGGGTGCTGCTGCTTGTGCACCGCCAATGCTTTAATGAAAACTCTAAAGTGGATTTGCTTCGGAGCAACTGTGGGAAAAAATTATTCTaacaacaaataataacaagcaataatgagataatgacatgTAACATCtctttaataataataattaaccAACTCTCGTTGACTGTAAAAGATTGATAATCCTTCTTATCTGCTTGTTGGGGGAGGACGATTGTAGGAAAATAGATTTACTTAAGCATTTTATTTcaattagaaaattaaattttttgtttttaatgtgcCAAAAATATCTCAATCCCCAACAAGCAGAGGAggatgatctttttttttttaatgtgaaatgCATAATTAAAATGATTTTCCCACATACATCTCAACAAGGCGCATTTGATCAGAAAGATTATATTACAATTGAATTATAGTTAGACGTTACATCTACTTATCTCGTTATTGGTTATTATTTATTGTAAGAATTCGTTCCATAGTAGACTCGTAGTACGCACGGctacatttaaaaaatcacctttactttttcttttttaccgtTTTTTAAGACAATTATGAAtccttcctttttccttaaCCGAATTAAGTTAGTAAGTCTTTATGGTTATCCAACAGCTGACAAAAACTACTAATCTAAGctaagtgcatatatatatatatatatatatatattctgagGATGAATTGATATAGAAGGCCAAAGATGGGGACAATTTTGGAAAGCAATGACactaattaaaaattttaagaccATTATGCATTTGCGTGAAAGATGTTGTTGGATGTAAAATAAACAGCGAAACTCATTCTGAATAGGAATGAAACGAAGAATTCAACTGAAAGATTTGTTTGCATGTACGCGCTTGTCTCGAGAATATGTATTATGTCCTACATTCATTAAATTGGCGTAATTTTTGCGAAAATcgacatgatttttttttaatcactttCTTCAATAGttttataaaaaactaataCCGGGATTTCAATTGATTTTGAATCATTTATGTCAAGTCTGAATATGCTTTCAATTTAAATCTTGTCAATGATTAAACCAGCcctgaaatttataaaattatttggAGTATCGTACATGCGTTAAAAAAGGGTGTTGTGTGAAAACATGAAATGTACATCACACGATACGttgttaaaaaaacttaaatttgttttttaatttcatgaacATATTATTTTTCCGATGCAATTAGACTGTAGGCTTATTGTTTTTCCTCATATCAAATTAGTATGGAGAAATTTTAGTAGATTTCCTCATTTCCTTTATAAAAGGAACTACATTCGAGTGAATGGAAGTCATAAAGCTAGCAATTGAACTTTCTTAGTACTTAGATGCAAAACTAAGAGGCGGATGAAAGTGGGTTAAATTAACGGAAGGATGAAATTGTTTTGACCACTAAAAAAGCACGGACGAACTTGGAAAGTATCAAAGGCAGATACGTTCTTGGAGGTAGGGAGATGCGACTAGGATTGTTATAAAAGAAATCTCTTGCTACTATTAGCATCATTAATGCTTGTTATCCATCACTATTATTATATAATGAGCTGATTTACAATGTGCTTCCAGCTCCGGGGCCCTAAAGAGGGTACGCGTTCAAACAACAATTGGTGTCGTAGTAATAAGGGCAACAATATTCGGGCCCGGGCATACATCATATGTCTAGTGTTCCTGGTGTGGTTGTCCCCGGTACGACGGCACCGGCGTCCGTTTTGGCCACTGCCTGGGCCTGTTTGCGGACGTGGCTACGTAGGGATTTTCAGAGCAAGCTCGACGGCGGTCGGCTGTCTGTCAGTGATTCGGTGGTGGTCACAATCAGGTCAGGATCTGGAGGGGCTCCGGCTGCGGTGGCGGTGACGTTGGCGGTGGCGGGTTGAGCGGTTGCTGCTGCAGGGTCCCTGGTGGTGGTAATGATCTTGAACCATTGGCTCGCAGGGTCACAT
This window of the Nymphaea colorata isolate Beijing-Zhang1983 chromosome 2, ASM883128v2, whole genome shotgun sequence genome carries:
- the LOC116248622 gene encoding cytochrome P450 704B1: MVDGCSTSASGLALCAAALVLVIVSCWTTAQRWNGGRKVGPRTWPLIGAAIEQLANYDRMHDWLAEYLSNSPSIFVPMPFASYTYTTHPSNVEHILKTNFHNYPKGDKYHSCMEVLLGDGIFNSDGEMWRKQRKTASFEFASRNLRDFSTTVFREYALKLSHILCLLSKNNQQIDVQELLMRMTLDSIGKVGFGTDINTLSPQLPDNEFARAFDAANTIVTMRFLDPLWRIKRFFQVGSEALLNQSIKFLDDFTYAMIRKRKAEIEEARANGMKYKIKHDILSRFIELGEESDSRLTEKTLRDIVLNFVIAGRDTTATTLSWFIYMMIKNPQAANKVRKELEGLEEEKMKEKNKEASVIITDHDDVKSFTERISRFAEFLTYDSLGKLLYLHAAISETLRLYPAVPQDPKGILKDDILPDGTKVRAGEMVTYVPYSMGRMEYLWGHDAAEFKPERWIKDGVLQQVSPFKFTAFQGGPRVCLGKDSAFLQMKMTLAILCRFFDFNLVPNHPVRYRLMTILSMAHGLKVTVSRRL
- the LOC116247148 gene encoding NAC domain-containing protein 92-like, coding for MGESSLSNIASGKQGRLQLLPGFRFHPTDDELITEYLMKKIADTSFTAMAVGEVDLNKCEPWDLPRKATMGEKEWYFFCLRDRKYPTGSRTNRATEAGYWKATGKDKEVYKYMELTNKEKETMKVAELVGMKKTLVFYKGRAPKGEKTNWVMHEYRFEGNPSFCNLPVGAPKDEWVICRVFQKSLGGRRIPLPGLFEGHSCEGEMNLPLPALMDSPCINLRQTEPGCSSQQPHVSCFSSLPEVDCVNSRKAKEAAAARDRQPSMSNNNCFNPSPMRTPTRGPTIIADPSSSLLFPGLRIEKPLDNHTTTDVNSVLPWVPADSQWYLNPFLMNPYLDPVDAELLRAIARVQESNDNGNNNYWDARQ